Proteins encoded by one window of Branchiostoma floridae strain S238N-H82 chromosome 6, Bfl_VNyyK, whole genome shotgun sequence:
- the LOC118417949 gene encoding gamma-aminobutyric acid receptor subunit alpha-2-like, whose translation MACQWRFIIWLFYISQVSADSGSISNVTGESNGTTFVEETIFTVPDDYDDTTKPGSPGVLLDVNCTAYISKLGPFSDKDMEFYISFVLLCGWKDERLPGSYNQRVMVDESKKKKIWRPNIWPMVHAKILKREDLLYPVLHPGSVVYLMQRFDFEVPCLMQLYTYPHDRQICSFILGFVGGIKVRWEPSPYFQSDSPIIISMPNVRPVFQIDKVDFNSFTLNVQSYGDTCIYQSGSCDYSGYADCIKMGIKCFKAENLNTTACLNCLQMGGKCKQQNPSQDCSPYLNKVNLVGDFHTTLEVRFALSRSLSYQILHTYVPSFFVVAISWVSFWLDPASVPARTGLGVTTVLTMVTLSTKVRPAPELNYIRAIDVWVISCKIFVVLALLEYAFVNYATRQTSKAPKSQQRTEDDGEVEKSFVANEDSLDGTSLQQLPGITFTGYQMAKKLDYVSRFVFPAAYIAFVATYFGVFTSSDRYQ comes from the exons ATGGCGTGCCAGTGGCGTTTTATTATTTGGCTGTTTTACATCAGCCAAGTGTCGGCAGATAGTGGGTCAATAAGCAACGTGACAGG CGAGAGCAATGGGACGACTTTTGTTGAGGAAACCATATTTACAGTGCCGGATGACTATGATGATACAACAAAGCCAGGAAGTCCAG GAGTCCTTCTGGACGTCAACTGCACAGCCTACATCTCCAAACTTGGTCCATTCTCGGACAAGGATATG gAATTCTACATCTCATTTGTCCTTCTATGTGGGTGGAAAGACGAAAGGCTTCCCGGCTCTTACAACCAAAGAGTAATGGTTGACGAatcaaaaaagaagaagatttgGAGACCAAACATATGGCCGATGGTACACGCCAAAATCTTGAAAAGGGAAGACTTGCTTTATCCAGTACTTCATCCTGGAAGTGTGGTCTATCTTATGCAAAG ATTCGACTTCGAGGTCCCCTGCCTGATGCAGCTTTACACCTACCCACATGACCGACAAATTTGCAGTTTCATTTTAGGATTCG TTGGTGGCATCAAGGTTCGCTGGGAGCCCTCTCCCTACTTCCAGTCCGATTCTCCTATCATCATTTCAATGCCGAATGTGCGTCCAGTGTTTCAAATCGACAAAGTCGACTTCAACAGCTTCACCCTCAATGTCCAAAGCTATG GAGATACCTGTATCTATCAAAGTGGTTCCTGTGACTACTCTGGCTATGCGGACTGTATCAAGATGGGGATCAAATGTTTTAAGGCGGAGAACCTGAACACCACCGCGTGCCTCAACTGCCTCCAAATGGGGGGCAAGTGTAAGCAGCAGAATCCATCACAAGATTGCTCTCCATATCTGAACAAAG TGAACCTAGTTGGGGATTTCCACACAACATTGGAGGTCCGGTTTGCTTTGTCTCGTAGTCTAAGTTACCAAATCCTCCACACCTACGTGCCGTCATTTTTTGTGGTGGCGATTTCCTGGGTTTCGTTCTGGCTTGACCCAGCGTCTGTTCCTGCCAGAACCGGTCTGGGGGTGACGACTGTCCTGACCATGGTCACGCTG AGCACCAAAGTAAGACCTGCACCGGAGCTGAACTACATCCGGGCTATTGACGTCTGGGTGATCAGCTGTAAGATATTCGTGGTACTCGCTTTGTTGGAATACGCCTTCGTCAACTATGCAACGAGGCAAACG TCTAAGGCTCCGAAAAGTCAACAGAGGACTGAAGATGACGGGGAAGTGGAGAAAAGTTTCGTTGCGAACGAAGATAGTTTGGACGGGACTAGTCTCCAACAACTGCCCGGGATTACGTTCACAGGATACCAGATGGCAAAAAAACTAGATTACGTTTCGCGATTCGTGTTTCCGGCAG
- the LOC118417573 gene encoding gamma-aminobutyric acid receptor subunit alpha-6-like: MVEIKTCWFLVLCVSSIGQGSSDGGSTSTVNRENDGRSVIEAAAAGEDPDSVWTVPEDYDNRTRPGTPGTLLDVNCSAFITKLGPFSDRIMTFVISFVLQCWWKDDRLPYHKVMVDESKMKIWRPLISPMIHADVLKDEEMIYPVVYPGRIVYMTKLYDMRVPCQMHLYTYPHDRQMCGLDMSFVGGLKVGWGFSPYMQTKSPVAISMTNVRSAFQIDHVDYISYTLNVQSYRDTCIYQSGTCDYSGYADCIKMGIKCFKAENLNTTACINCLQFGGRCEKHPPKQDCSPFLNKVNLVGDFHTTLEFRFALSRRLSYQILHTYVPSFCVVAISWVSFWLDPASAPARTSLGVTTVLTMVTLSTKVGATPQHNYVRAIDVWMLSCKLFVVLALLEYAFVNFAARQASKAAKSPEETDAEVDKSFVPNEDSLDDENNGIELPKISFTITGYSMAKKLDYVSRFLFPTFYIAFVATYFGVLSYSEE, from the exons ATGGTTGAGATAAAGACGTGTTGGTTCCTTGTTCTTTGTGTGTCTTCCATCGGACAAGGGTCCTCTGATGGTGGCTCAACGAGCACCGTGAACAG GGAAAACGATGGCCGTTCTGTAATTGAGGCCGCCGCAGCCGGTGAGGACCCAGATTCCGTATGGACCGTACCTGAGGATTATGATAATAGAACGAGGCCGGGGACTCCCG GGACACTTCTGGACGTGAACTGTTCTGCATTCATCACAAAACTGGGACCTTTCTCGGACAGGATTATG ACGTTTGTAATCTCATTTGTGCTACAATGCTGGTGGAAGGACGACAGACTTCCATACCACAAAGTCATGGTTGACGAGTCAAAAATGAAGATTTGGAGACCACTCATATCACCAATGATACACGCAGATGTTTTGAAAGATGAAGAGATGATTTATCCCGTTGTTTACCCAGGAAGGATCGTATACATGACAAAACT CTACGACATGAGAGTCCCGTGTCAGATGCACCTTTACACCTACCCTCACGATCGGCAAATGTGTGGTTTAGATATGAGCTTCG TTGGTGGGTTGAAGGTAGGCTGGGGCTTCTCGCCGTACATGCAGACCAAGTCTCCCGTTGCCATCTCTATGACGAATGTCCGATCTGCGTTCCAAATAGACCATGTCGACTACATCAGCTACACGCTCAATGTGCAAAGCTATC GAGATACCTGCATTTATCAAAGTGGTACCTGTGACTACTCTGGCTATGCAGACTGTATCAAGATGGGGATCAAATGTTTCAAAGCGGAGAACCTGAACACCACTGCGTGCATCAATTGCCTCCAGTTCGGAGGTCGCTGCGAGAAACATCCGCCAAAACAGGACTGCTCGCCATTTCTGAACAAAG TCAATCTTGTTGGGGATTTCCACACAACGTTGGAGTTTCGATTTGCTCTGTCCCGTCGTCTGAGCTACCAGATCCTCCACACCTACGTGCCGTCGTTCTGTGTGGTGGCGATTTCTTGGGTTTCGTTCTGGCTTGACCCAGCGTCTGCTCCTGCCAGAACTAGCCTGGGAGTAACAACTGTCCTTACCATGGTCACACTG AGCACCAAAGTCGGGGCAACACCACAGCATAACTACGTCCGGGCCATCGACGTCTGGATGCTCAGTTGTAAGCTCTTTGTGGTGCTCGCCTTGCTGGAGTACGCCTTCGTCAACTTTGCAGCGAGACAAGCG TCTAAAGCTGCAAAAAGCCCAGAGGAGACCGATGCTGAAGTGGATAAAAGTTTCGTTCCTAACGAAGACAGCCTGGACGACGAAAATAATGGCATCGAGCTGCCAAAGATAAGTTTCACGATCACGGGATACAGCATGGCGAAGAAACTGGATTACGTTTCACGATTCCTGTTCCCAACATTCTACATAGCCTTCGTGGCAACTTACTTTGGCGTCCTATCGTATTCTGAGGAGTGA
- the LOC118418606 gene encoding uncharacterized protein LOC118418606 has translation MSLLQILLIASCCCLFASGMMPITGFCQTDADCIDADGDDISCCAQWNVKMPIRVCKSLRKEGQICKVNSPSFPLLLRPRNSFLCPCHGGSECHPLEGKYRVGKCKRGESSV, from the exons ATGAGCCTGCTGCAGATCCTCCTCATCGCCTCCTGCTGCTGCCTGTTTGCGTCAGGCATGATGCCTATTACAGGG TTCTGCCAGACTGACGCAGACTGCATTGACGCCGACGGAGACGACATCTCCTGCTGCGCGCAGTGGAACGTCAAGATGCCCATCCGCGTGTGCAAGAGCCTCCGAAAGGAGGGTCAAATCTGCAAGGTCAACTCTCCATCCTTCCCTCTCCTCTTGCGCCCGCGCAACAGCTTCCTGTGCCCCTGCCACGGCGGCTCCGAGTGCCATCCGCTGGAGGGGAAGTACCGCGTCGGCAAGTGCAAACGAGGAGAATCGTCAGTCTAG
- the LOC118417574 gene encoding ciliogenesis and planar polarity effector 1-like, giving the protein MMHLSLEVLASASIKRKKPWPQLTWVGKEKESLLLMDHRRLSLLYLPSGKTKRKITKVSKMLPNTLAMNTSRNGSYLVGLLATGEVFVWHKDTDLLRTTAPLPNIEDSSSQTNSRRHLVYISNEGGKVLVVCKDGKVHVWQKDGHSSPSASPQKATGKITELSGRWYEVGGGKTQLPGVDCKEVAVDAVFFQDQVQGNCCTCSFVFNNERTFTVSTALLHWHERADSFAYGPVPFSVTWKVAQRPLAAAVSDSAMIRSRGAYLTCYTNDGQVLAVACNQWQPNDTKVMFVSVFTSTAVEANMRSCGAKTCDLPPKILRTYWICGMRWTCDDLLLVCITKRGSVVILTRLGEPVTLTTHGCSVEMGPCLYLPLHPLIMYSPGQENIHPSKLASQSPPPSTSEIDPLKQRFSVATHPRLPIILCSDGYMVTVMQLPSDLTTPNVLKMLCVEANQVLSSLGVQPKLGSTLTRVFNQGGVSDKVKGGKQWRKAAAGLKMSNTNRAEETNSFTGTKSSTIKKGGLPRYTFEEPTDSGDLSQSESDVSTIGANVSKAGLASGDEGKIFFGDHDLVNDTVVRPEKAKMPSELAESVSTTLLCAWGLSLSYSGQWTWELEVITRHIADCLVKLVSCLLQAEEVREEKKKRGKTRKEHSGLLKALVLFRYALNMTNWDSVHQHCLPCAVRLVDGVTGQLLGRVRGHDRQVRGQLEALAGCQHLLRFAEERLNRAYMWDSGIGGNLAHGSGSERLPDAGCIQGKPGQKLAKSWKLLYNLTVKQYLSLKTGGSAKPSERRATLSLLGQLQHQLQTLGCGIARTKKARPDPTNQILLIGDTTQALHQWEDKLKSLQDKPETPHSVAMETMTLLSILYTHLLQYNLGAALLLVQSLIDSWDGESSTNQGPSKHSSYLAVEGGGDFEGHDEGLGVLRKASRPVVRTLARFMAAYFSNRQLFVYPPHAAQPLPPVHLKVQTGPRATPLHHTEVASAVRRQSLSDVWTANFTMELLLLCGQAPEAVWLANQLGDWKGAFMLAVSYLDYLKTIPVTAKLNQSLQLPESLHPLALLQGRLMSFLSSSPGGADNSHAAIEGTLHTLKRTASTALS; this is encoded by the exons atgatgcacctGAGTCTGGAGGTCCTGGCATCAGCCTCCATCAAGAGGAAGAAGCCCTGGCCTCAGCTGACATGGGTGGGAAAG GAGAAGGAGAGCCTGTTGCTGATGGACCATCGCCGTCTGAGTCTTCTCTATCTGCCATCCGGGAAAACCAAGAGGAAAATCACCAAAGTCAGCAAGATGCTTCCCAACACCTTAGCTATGAACACTTCTCGCAATG GTTCTTATCTAGTAGGCCTACTGGCAACAGGAGAAGTGTTTGTGTGGCACAAGGACACAGATCTACTGAGAACAACTGCCCCCCTTCCCAACATAGAGGACAGTTCATCACAAACAA ACTCAAGAAGACACCTTGTCTACATCTCCAATGAGGGAGGAAAGGTCCTTGTTGTTTGTAAGGATGGAAAGGTGCATGTCTGGCAGAAGGATGGTCATTCCTCCCCCTCAGCTTCCCCTCAGAAGGCTACAGGAAAGATAACAGAGCTGTCAGGCAGGTGGTATGAAGTCGGGGGAGGAAAGACCCAACTTCCTGGGGTGGATTGTAAGGAGGTGGCTGTCGATGCTGTGTTCTTCCAGGATCAG GTCCAAGGCAACTGTTGCACATGTTCTTTTGTGTTCAACAATGAGAGAACCTTTACTGTGTCAACTGCCCTTCTTCACTGGCACGAGAGAGCTGATTCATTTGCTTATGG GCCTGTGCCATTTTCAGTGACATGGAAGGTTGCCCAGCGCCCTCTAGCTGCTGCAGTATCAGACAGCGCAatgatcaggtccagaggtGCATATCTGACCTGTTACACGAATGATGGACAGGTGCTGGCTGTGGCATGTAACCAATGGCAGCCAAACGACACAAAG GTGATGTTCGTGTCTGTGTTCACATCGACTGCTGTTGAAGCCAACATGAGAAGCTGTGGAGCCAAAACATGTGACCTTCCTCCAAAGATACTCAG AACCTACTGGATCTGTGGGATGAGGTGGACGTGTGATGACCTGTTACTGGTCTGCATCACCAAGCGAGGGTCAGTGGTCATCCTGACCCGGCTGGGAGAGCCTGTCACACTGACCACTCACGGCTGCTCAGTTGAGATGGGACCTTGCCTGTACCTGCCTCTGCATCCTCTCATTATGTACAG CCCAGGTCAGGAAAACATCCACCCATCCAAGCTAGCCTCCCAATCCCCTCCTCCCTCCACCTCAGAaattgaccctctgaaacagcGCTTTTCTGTCGCCACCCATCCCCgccttcccatcatcctctgCTCCGACGGGTACATGGTGACTGTGATGCAGCTGCCGAGTGACCTCACGACCCCAAACGTCTTGAAGATGCTCTGTGTGGAGGCTAACCAGGTGCTCTCAAGTCTTGGCGTTCAGCCGAAGTTAGGATCCACCCTGACAAGGGTGTTCAATCAGGGCGGTGTCAGTGACAAGGTAAAGGGTGGAAAACAGTGGAGAAAAGCTGCAGCTGGACTAAAGATGTCCAACACAAACAGGGCAGAAGAGACAAACAGTTTCACAGGCACGAAGAGTTCAACTATAAAGAAAGGAGGGCTGCCGAGGTACACTTTTGAAGAGCCAACTGACAGCGGTGACCTAAGCCAATCAGAGAGTGACGTATCCACCATTGGAGCGAATGTGAGTAAAGCAGGACTAGCAAGTGGGGATGAGGGCAAGATATTCTTTGGAGACCACGATTTGGTGAACGATACTGTAGTACGCCCTGAGAAAGCAAAAATGCCTTCAGAACTAGCGGAAAGTGTGTCCACCACCCTACTCTGTGCATGGGGACTAAGTCTGTCCTACAGTGGTCAGTGGACTTGGGAGCTAGAGGTCATCACCAGGCACATAGCAGACTGTCTGGTCAAGCTGGTCAGCTGTCTCCTGCAAGCCGAGGAAGtgagagaagagaagaagaagagaggaAAGACAAGGAAGGAACATTCAGGACTTTTGAAGGCACTAGTGCTGTTCAGATATGCCCTGAATATGACCAACTGGGATTCAGTTCACCAACACTGTTTACCTTGTGCAGTCAGACTGGTTGATGGGGTCACGGGTCAGCTGCTTggaagggtcagaggtcatgacaggcaggtcagaggtcagcttgAAGCCCTGGCAGGATGTCAGCATCTGCTGAGGTTTGCAGAAGAGAGGTTGAACAGGGCTTACATGTGGGATTCTGGGATTGGTGGAAACCTGGCACATGGAAG TGGCTCAGAAAGACTTCCGGATGCAGGCTGTATCCAAGGCAAACCTGGCCAAAA GTTAGCCAAAAGCTGGAAGCTGCTGTACAACCTGACAGTGAAGCAGTACCTCTCACTGAAGACAGGGGGCTCTGCTAAACCATCAGAACGAAGGGCAACACTGAGCCTGTTAGGCCAACTCCAGCACCAGCTACAAACACTGGGCTGTGGTATAGCAAGAACCAAGAAGGCCAGGCCAGATCCAA ccaATCAGATTCTCCTTATCGGGGACACCACACAAGCCCTGCACCAATGGGAGGACAAACTGAAGTCCCTGCAAGACAAACCAGAAACTCCACACtcagttgccatggaaaccatgACCCTCCTGTCCATCCTGTACACCCACCTGCTACAGTACAACCTGGGTGCTGCCCTCCTATTGGTCCAATccttgattgacagctgggatGGGGAGAGCTCCACCAATCAGGGGCCATCAAAGCATTCCTCCTACCTGGCAGTTGAAGGGGGAGGAGATTTCGAAGGCCATGATGAGGGTTTGGGTGTGTTGAGAAAGGCGTCGAGACCTGTGGTGCGAACGTTAGCCAGGTTTATGGCAGCGTATTTCAGCAACAGACAGCTGTTTGTGTACCCGCCACATGCAGCCCAGCCATTGCCACCTGTTCACCTGAAAGTGCAAACAG GCCCCCGTGCAACCCCCCTTCACCACACGGAGGTGGCCTCTGCAGTCAGAAGACAGAGCCTGTCTGATGTGTGGACTGCAAACTTCACCATGGAGCTCCTGCTGTTGTGTGGACAGGCACCAGAGGCCGTGTGGTTAGCCAACCAACTTGGAGACTGGAAGGGGGCCTTCATGCTGGCTGTATCTTACCTGGACTACTTAAAGACAATCCCAGTAACTGCCAA ACTTAACCAGTCCCTACAGCTGCCAGAGAGTCTCCATCCTCTGGCACTGCTGCAGGGCAGGCTCATGTCATTCCTGTCCAGTTCACCAGGGGGCGCTGACAACTCCCATGCTGCAATAGAGGGGACATTGCATACTCTCAAGAGAACTGCTTCCACTG CATTGTCATAA
- the LOC118418605 gene encoding glycine receptor subunit alpha-2-like, translating to MITTKMNTWTYVAIVATTLFVTCGANEELDATYENDEMNFQLPNGYNDRRIPKQRGKSMVDVRCAIFIQSLGGFSEKTMTFEMQFFRLCEWEDHRLANLTEELEFLSEEVKIWKPPVLMMSLAEVDEVQLRPILLTPAGQVIVRHEVRATVHCLMDLHAYPMDTQTCSLFINLVSGNYRFHWGVPSNFDTGSAKSAAILRMPGVHSQLRLEKLEMLAYTNSHIYEDVRCIYQSETCYFNDAEECFRPCPQSEERCYQCDHYYADCSTGIAEDCEITKFNKTNMHVFTTGEIRFTLVRRLRYHLLQTYMPSFFIVFMAWINFWLDMDSPPARVSLGVTTVLTMITQSAQTSRIPEVSYIRAIDVWVSMCQIFVFLALVEYAVVSYIKRWRHIKKAQKPTSSTSTNESKSTEARQQPNNTDVKQQPSATDSGQQPDASDSRQQANAKRQRSGRYYAEAVERVARVVYPTAFLIFIVIYVSVYNQFRI from the exons ATGATAACCACCAAGATGAACACATGGACCTACGTCGCCATAGTCGCTACAACTCTGTTTGTTACGTGCGGTGCCAATGA AGAACTGGACGCCACATACGAAAATGACGAAATGAACTTCCAATTGCCCAATGGTTATAATGACAGAAGGATCCCTAAACAAAGAG GAAAGTCCATGGTGGATGTCCGATGTGCAATCTTCATTCAGAGTCTGGGAGGGTTCTCTGAGAAAACCATG ACCTTTGAAATGCAGTTTTTCCGTCTGTGTGAGTGGGAAGACCATCGGTTGGCCAACCTCACAGAAGAGTTGGAGTTTCTGTCGGAGGAAGTCAAGATCTGGAAGCCGCCGGTGCTGATGATGTCACTGGCAGAAGTTGACGAGGTCCAGTTACGACCCATCCTGCTCACTCCTGCAGGGCAGGTCATCGTTCGACACGA AGTTCGTGCTACGGTACACTGCCTCATGGATCTACATGCGTATCCGATGGACACTCAGACCTGCAGCTTGTTCATAAATTTAG TAAGCGGCAACTACCGGTTTCATTGGGGTGTTCCATCGAACTTCGATACTGGATCTGCCAAATCGGCAGCCATCTTACGAATGCCCGGAGTGCACTCACAGCTCCGCCTGGAGAAGTTGGAGATGCTTGCCTACACCAACTCCCACATCTATGAAG ATGTTCGCTGCATCTACCAGTCGGAGACATGTTATTTCAACGATGCAGAGGAATGCTTCAGGCCCTGTCCCCAGTCTGAAGAAAGATGCTACCAGTGTGACCATTATTACGCTGACTGCAGTACCGGTATCGCAGAGGACTGTGAAATAACGAAATTCAACA AGACCAATATGCATGTCTTCACTACCGGTGAAATACGGTTCACCCTGGTCCGCCGCCTGAGATACCACCTACTGCAGACCTACATGCCATCCTTCTTCATCGTCTTCATGGCGTGGATCAACTTCTGGTTGGACATGGATTCCCCTCCTGCCAGAGTGTCTCTTGGTGTCACCACGGTGCTGACGATGATCACACAG AGCGCCCAAACTTCCCGAATACCAGAAGTGTCTTACATCCGGGCTATCGATGTCTGGGTTTCCATGTGTCAGATCTTCGTCTTCTTGGCTCTGGTTGAATATGCTGTCGTCAGCTACATAAAGAGGTGGAGACACATCAAG AAGGCCCAGAAGCCAACGTCTTCAACTTCCACAAATGAATCAAAGTCTACTGAAGCTAGGCAGCAACCAAATAATACTGACGTAAAGCAGCAACCTAGTGCCACCGACTCAGGGCAACAACCTGATGCTTCTGACTCCAGGCAGCAAGCTAACGCCAAGAGACAACGCTCAGGTCGATACTATGCTGAAGCGGTCGAACGGGTTGCAAGGGTTGTCTATCCAACGGCGTTCCTCATCTTTATCGTTATCTATGTCAGCGTGTACAACCAGTTCAGAATTTAA